From Leptolyngbya sp. 'hensonii':
TTCCCATCGCTCCTTTTTCCAGATCGGCGCACTGTGCTTGAGATGGTCAATCGCATACTGGCAGGCGGCAAAGGCCTCAGAGCGATGGGGACAACCGACAGCCACCAGGACGCTGATTTCCCCAATCTGAAGTCGGCCAATGCGATGGTGAATCACCACCCGGTTGACGATCGGCCACTGTTGCCGAATCTCAGCCGCAATCTGGCGAAAAATCTGGAGGGCCATCGGTTCATAAGCCTGATATTCCAGAGCCACCACCGCTCGCCCATCGGTTTTGTTACGGACCATGCCACTCATGAGCACGATCGCCCCGTTGGCAGG
This genomic window contains:
- a CDS encoding molybdenum cofactor biosynthesis protein MoaE, which gives rise to MATFPSPAVGSLVQPIPVHPQDSFAITFAPLALEDVYTLTDDPANGAIVLMSGMVRNKTDGRAVVALEYQAYEPMALQIFRQIAAEIRQQWPIVNRVVIHHRIGRLQIGEISVLVAVGCPHRSEAFAACQYAIDHLKHSAPIWKKERWEDGSSSWVSIGACEQK